Below is a genomic region from Populus trichocarpa isolate Nisqually-1 chromosome 15, P.trichocarpa_v4.1, whole genome shotgun sequence.
taacaacaatcacGCTTCCAAACATTCTTAAATCAATCTCCACTATAATCTTCAGTCAACTCCTCGCTCCTCTCTCCTCTCATAGCATGGCCTACTGATTTTATACATGTGGGGCATTCTTGTCTTTTCAATCTCTATTTTAGTTTTCAAGACATATTTATGTAAAGATCGAATCTTTTCTTAAAGTAAGGAGTCATATCCAAATCATGTTGAACGATATGATGATGGGttattaattatgatgatttaatcagattggtaataaaaaaaagttttttttttgttgacaaaTTGGTGAAAATAAAGGtctaaataaacaataaatctaGCCAAAGTCGGCTCTGAATTAACCATTGAAGCATTACTGCTATATATTATCAATGCATGCATGTTGGAGAATTGAATAGGGAAATCATTCAAGGCTACTTGCTGCCATGGACATGGATAATACAAAGAAAATCTGTCTTTAATTTGAAGCAGACTTGGATTCTAGAATCTTTTAACTTACACTTAATCTTTTCATATCTGCAAAaagacaggttttttttttcttttcttatcctcAACCTTAAGTCTGCCAATCATAGGGAAAGTTTCAGTGAGAAGATGCTGACTCTGCACCAGTGCAGCCATCCAGCTAGCCTGTCTCTCTTATGGTAAGTAGCAATCACTAGTTCCAAGGACATGCAAGGTTGTTTTCTTTAAGCCCACCTTGCCAACTTGTGTATATTTGCAATGAAAGCCACATTTTTTGCTTAAGATTCTGTCggtgtttatatattttcttataaaaaccAGATGTCTAAGTACAAGGACAGCTGAGACACTTGGATTGGCAAGTATAATAGAAAATTCCCTCACTAagatggtgtttttttatttattttcagctGGTTTTTCTGCTAAACCATTTTCACTGCTAGCTGTGTCCATTACTAGAGGAAGTGTTTCGACTTCCAACTGTGCCATTACTAAAATCTCTTCCCATTAATGTTAGACAAAAGCTCACAGTCTTCGAGGAAGACAGCATGTGGAAGCCGTAACTGCATCTACTCCAGGTCCCCCCACCACACCAAATCCTAAGCTTCTcaacaaaaatgcaaaatattCACTGCACTATCGTTCACTAGTTGGTGTTTCATCGGGAAGGAAAAACTTTCATAGCAAACTTTTCCAATTGCCTGTTCGATAGCATTTTTAAGTCCTATATTGCTTCTTCTAAAGGGGTCAAGCAAGAATCTTTTTAACCTCTCTTTCTGCTTATCTCCAAAGATCAGTTTATTATTTGACTCtgtgttttctttgtttctgcATAGTGGGTGGTTTTGAACCTGTTCCAAAGCTCAGCATTTACAGATTCCTTTTTATGGATTTGAGGTAAATTCTTGAGTCATTGTAACTGAGTCACGTGTAGTTTTTAACAAAACCATACAAAAATCGAACAGTTCATGCTGAAGTTGTGCCAACTTATTTTGATCCTTCACAGGTTACTGTCTGCTTCAACTCTGTTTTAATTCACTAGCAAGTTCTCTTGGTAATCAGTATCTTTTATTTGTTGCTTTCAGATGCTTGAAAGCTCCATAAAGTGTGTGGAGTGATAAGAGAGTTCTTCCATGGGGCACTGTAGTTTGTTTCTTCTGTCATGTCTTCTGTGGGGTTTTCTCATTACTGGTACTCATCAATTACAATCCTCACAAACACAAGTCCTTCTTCAGATAAGGAAGCATTTAGAGTATCCAAGTCAACTAGAAATTTGGAATAATCATGGAATGGATTTATGCTATTTATCTCCATCCACACAAGTTAATATGACATGCCAGAACAATGTTGTTACTGAGCTTAGAATTGTGGGAGACAAGCCAGCCAAGGTCAATAACTTCGTGGGATTTGCAATTCCAAATCAAACTTTATCAGGAAGCTTCTCTATGGATTCTTTTGTGACCACTCTTTCAAGGCTAACCAGCTTGAGAGTTCTTAGTCTTGTGTCTTTAGGCATTTGGGGTCCCCTTCCAGACAAAATTCATAGGTTGTCTTCACTTGAATATTTGGATTTGAGTTCAAATAATCTCTTTGGTTCCATCCCCCCTAAGATTTCTACAATGGTGAAACTTCAAACTCTTAACCTTGACGACAATTTCTTCAATGGTACAGTCCCGAATTGGTTCGATTCATTGTCTAATCTGACAATTCTAAGCATAAGGAACAACCAGTTGAAAGGTGCATTTCCATCTTCAATCCAGAGAGTAACCACACTTGTTGATCTTATTCTTTCTGGCAATGATTTATCCGGGAAGTTGCCGAATCTTGACAGGTTAAGTAAACTGAATGTGCTAGATTTGAGTGGAAACAGTTTAGATTCTGATCTACCTTCAATGCCTAAAGGGTTGGTCATGGCTTTCCTTAGCAACAACTCCTTGTCTGGTGAGGTTCCAGGGAAATATAGCCAGCTGAGTCAGCTTCAGCATTTCGATATGTCATTCAATAAACTAAGTGGAAAACTCCCTGCTTCCCTTCTCTCATTGCCCAACATCAGCTACTTGAATTTGGCATCAAATATGTTAAGTGGTTCACTTCCAGATCATCTAAACTGTGGCAGCAAACTCCAGCTTGTTGATATATCTAATAACAGATTAACTGGTGGATTGCCTTATTGTTTGAGTACTGAATCAGGAAATAGAGTGGTAAAGTTAGGTGGAAATTGCTTATCTGTTGATTTACGTCATCAGCATGCAGAATCATCTTGTATAGATGTTCCTGTAAAAAGGAAACCAtctggagagaaaaaaatagtggTATTAGTTGGTGTGATTGCTGGTATATTTGTCATTATAGTTCTCCTGGCTTTCGGTCTTCTCATGGTGTGCAAAAGATATTGCCCTCTAGGGATATCGGAGCAGCATTTGTTGCACAAAGCAGCACAAGAGAAATCAGTGACAGGATTCTCCTCGGAGATCCTCTCTAATGCAAGTAGGTCATCCTCTAAGAAAACTCCGAGCAGACATTGCAGAAATTTGGCTTTAGTTTGCAGAATTTAGTCTAAAAAGCTCTTCTGAGTTTGTCGAttgaattctaaaatatattgcTTGAAGTTGATAGTTTTCATTTTTACTTTGTCTTCAGGCTTTATTTCTGAGGCTGCAAATTTGGGTATACAAGGTCGCCCAGCTTGCCGATCATTCACAATAGAAGAGTTAAAGGAAGCAACAAACAACTTTAATAACTCTGCCATTTTGGGCGATGGTTCACATGGAAAGGTATAGTGTCTAAAACTTCCAAATTActgattttttaatgaatgttttCAGTAAAAGTCTCAATGGTGATTCCCCTAGATCTTATAAAGCTGTTGATCACTATTTTGTAACCTTAATGGTGTGGCATATCATAGGCTTTAGTAGGATTAATCAAGGAGGTGTAGGGAAAATGAAGTAGAGAAATTAATAGCTACCTTTCATGCTCTGATTTTAGTCAATGTGCCCAACTGAGTTCATTAGTCCCATGCAAGGCATGCTCTAAGTGAGAAGCTATAACTGCTAATAATTCACACAGATTAAGTATTTTCTCATTCCACAGACCTCATTTCAGTCGCTAGTTGCTAGTTTCCAAGTACTGGTTTTGACACACATGCAGCTGCTTATGCTATGCATGCTATTTGTGGTACTCGTGCTGTGAAATTGAAGTGAAAAACTCAAAAAGAAGATCTGCCCATACCCTATATAAATGTATACATCATGCATATTTAAGTGTATTTTCTTATGAAAACAATCGAGATCGTATCCGTTAATCACCAAAACTTTTATTAACACCATTCCTGATCATTTTTAACCATCCCTCTCCTTCGTTTTCCCAGCTTTACAGAGGAACATTAGAGAATGGAACCCAGGTTGCTATAAGGCGCATACCTTCATCAAAGAAATATTCGATGCGAAATCTTAAACTCAGGCTGGACTTGCTTGCAAAGCTTCGCCACCCGCATCTGGTTTGCCTTTTGGGACACTGCATTGATGGTGGGGAACAAGATTACACAGTGAACAAAGTCTTCCTTGTATACGAATATGTTTCTAACGGCAACTTCGGAGCTTATCTCTCTGGTAATTTTTGGACAAATTCTTAAAGAAATCTTCTTATAAGTGATTGAAACTTGTAAGCGATTCCGAAGCATGATATCCATACGCAGCATGCAAACATGGAAGAATCTTGACTTCCTTGGTGACCCCATTTTGACTTTTATAGCAAACCATCCTCTAAAGTCACTCTTATTTATAACTTACAAATCTCTTAGAGTCACTTAGAGCCGGTCTTTTCACAGTTATTTACATGTTGCGGTCAGTATAGACTTACAAATTCTAAGTGTGGCCCTATATGTGCAGAGGACAATCCTGGAAAGGTTCTAAATTGGTCAGAGAGACTGGCAGTGCTAATTAGTGTCGCAAAGGCTATTCATTTTTTGCATACTGGAGTTATTCCtggtttttttaacaatcgATTGAAGGCAAACAATATCCTGCTTGATGAGTATGGGATAGCAAAGTTGAGTGACTATGGACTTTCCATCGTCTCTGAAGCAGCTGGAACTTGTGGGGTAAGCTCCTTAATTATAAGATCAAATGGCCAGGCTTGCAATAAACTCTTTGATTGAGTGGTTTATGAGTCTGTGACTtgggttttattttcttcaggAAAATGGAGAAGGCCCTAAATCATGGTAAGAATTTCCTTTATCTACAATATCATCATGGCATGATCCTCAAGGATTCTGGTTCGATTTATCAAGTTTCAGAAATGATGAAGTGCATGGTTTGAACTAACTTGACCATAAGCAAACTACAAATTCATTCACCTGTGCATAGATAATTACCTACATGTAATACTTTTTTTCCAGGCAATTGGAAAGATTAGAGGATGATGTTTGTAGCTTTGGCTTCATATTACTTGAATCACTCGTTGGCCCTTCAGTATCCGCCAGAAGAGACAAGTTTCTACTAGATGAATTGGTAGGTGCAGAAACTCTTATAAGGACTACTTATAGCTACGCTTATGTCCATTTAGCCATTTTCTTCAATATATGCTTGATGGTTTAAGGTTGATGACAACTTATCAGACATTGACATCAATATACCGCAATGTTTCAGGCATCTTGTAGCAGCCAAGAGGGGCGCCAAAAATTGTTAAGCCCAATTGTTCTGGCCACATGCTCACACGAATCTTTATCAATTGTGGTTACCATAACGAACAAATGCATATGTTCTGAATCATGGAGTCGTCCATCATTTGAGGACATTCTTTGGAACTTGCAGTATGCAGTTCAGGTCCAGGGAACAGCAGATGGCGAACACCATCGATGAGTTGTATATCAGTTGCTCCAAGAGATTGCCTCCCCA
It encodes:
- the LOC7463111 gene encoding probable inactive leucine-rich repeat receptor-like protein kinase At3g03770, yielding MGHCSLFLLSCLLWGFLITGTHQLQSSQTQVLLQIRKHLEYPSQLEIWNNHGMDLCYLSPSTQVNMTCQNNVVTELRIVGDKPAKVNNFVGFAIPNQTLSGSFSMDSFVTTLSRLTSLRVLSLVSLGIWGPLPDKIHRLSSLEYLDLSSNNLFGSIPPKISTMVKLQTLNLDDNFFNGTVPNWFDSLSNLTILSIRNNQLKGAFPSSIQRVTTLVDLILSGNDLSGKLPNLDRLSKLNVLDLSGNSLDSDLPSMPKGLVMAFLSNNSLSGEVPGKYSQLSQLQHFDMSFNKLSGKLPASLLSLPNISYLNLASNMLSGSLPDHLNCGSKLQLVDISNNRLTGGLPYCLSTESGNRVVKLGGNCLSVDLRHQHAESSCIDVPVKRKPSGEKKIVVLVGVIAGIFVIIVLLAFGLLMVCKRYCPLGISEQHLLHKAAQEKSVTGFSSEILSNASFISEAANLGIQGRPACRSFTIEELKEATNNFNNSAILGDGSHGKLYRGTLENGTQVAIRRIPSSKKYSMRNLKLRLDLLAKLRHPHLVCLLGHCIDGGEQDYTVNKVFLVYEYVSNGNFGAYLSEDNPGKVLNWSERLAVLISVAKAIHFLHTGVIPGFFNNRLKANNILLDEYGIAKLSDYGLSIVSEAAGTCGENGEGPKSWQLERLEDDVCSFGFILLESLVGPSVSARRDKFLLDELASCSSQEGRQKLLSPIVLATCSHESLSIVVTITNKCICSESWSRPSFEDILWNLQYAVQVQGTADGEHHR